From Streptomyces sp. Edi4, one genomic window encodes:
- a CDS encoding dihydrofolate reductase family protein, with protein sequence MQIRARMSMSADGYVTTPSGWPALTADPVYVSGESHGVREFLAGCEAALMGRTTFEPALTNDRWPWPDLDVFVLASHRPAGTPDHVVTDNDPARLLEKLRAANRGGDIHLIGGPLTIGAFHAIGALDTLELVVLPLLFGGGTRLTPALDPATGLTLEHQRALPGGSVEIIYPCRGRRTVLPRKPASQR encoded by the coding sequence ATGCAGATCCGAGCCCGCATGAGTATGAGCGCCGATGGCTATGTGACCACCCCGAGCGGCTGGCCCGCGCTCACGGCCGACCCGGTGTACGTATCCGGCGAAAGTCACGGCGTCCGGGAGTTCCTCGCGGGGTGCGAGGCGGCGCTCATGGGGCGTACCACCTTCGAACCCGCGCTGACCAACGACCGCTGGCCGTGGCCGGATCTCGATGTGTTCGTGCTCGCCTCGCACCGTCCGGCCGGAACCCCTGACCACGTCGTCACCGACAACGACCCGGCACGTCTGCTGGAGAAGCTGCGCGCGGCCAACCGGGGCGGCGACATCCATCTCATCGGCGGTCCACTGACCATCGGAGCGTTCCACGCGATCGGCGCACTCGACACCCTTGAACTGGTCGTGCTGCCCCTCCTATTCGGGGGCGGGACGCGGCTGACGCCGGCGCTCGACCCCGCCACCGGGCTGACCCTGGAGCACCAGCGCGCGCTTCCCGGTGGTTCCGTGGAGATCATCTACCCCTGCCGGGGCCGACGTACCGTGCTTCCGCGCAAACCCGCCAGCCAGCGCTGA
- a CDS encoding nuclear transport factor 2 family protein — MSRHDSRRSGPKSPGQAPYVPSEARSRVDEPAGPAVARSYVTVFQALADLPLQAVAGGRCHDRFERRDGRWRFRERRARLTLVGDVSRHLRRAAGRP, encoded by the coding sequence TTGTCGCGACACGACTCCCGGCGCTCCGGCCCGAAGAGCCCTGGTCAGGCGCCGTACGTCCCCAGCGAAGCCAGGAGCAGAGTCGACGAACCGGCGGGCCCGGCCGTCGCGCGTTCCTATGTCACCGTCTTCCAGGCGCTGGCGGACCTGCCGCTGCAAGCCGTCGCCGGCGGCCGCTGTCACGACCGCTTCGAGCGCCGCGACGGGCGATGGCGCTTCCGGGAACGACGGGCCCGCCTCACGCTCGTGGGCGATGTCAGCCGCCATCTGCGCCGAGCCGCCGGGCGGCCGTAG
- a CDS encoding transcriptional regulator, with product MTSDPTPPASPDDAALDSLSALGEGTRRQMFSFIRRARRPITRDEAAASVGISRKLAAFHLDKLVDVGLLRARYASPTGVRKVGRQPKVYEATDTPIQVSIPDRRHEFLADLLVQAVVTEGEDETAAQAAVRTAGQRGQELGQSERARLRPGRLGAERGLTLCERMLEQHGFEPAREAPDRLRLRNCPFHPVAAQAPDLVCGMNHAFLSGYLQGLHAPGVQAVLAPLPGECCVELRHTATVTPTTTVTGMPTTTLTPAADDTTQAT from the coding sequence GTGACTTCCGATCCGACCCCGCCGGCCTCGCCCGATGACGCCGCGCTCGACTCCCTGAGCGCGCTCGGCGAGGGCACCCGGCGGCAGATGTTCTCCTTCATCCGCCGCGCCCGGCGACCCATCACACGCGACGAGGCGGCCGCGAGCGTCGGCATATCGCGCAAGCTCGCCGCCTTCCACCTCGACAAGCTCGTCGACGTCGGCCTGCTGCGCGCGCGTTACGCCTCCCCCACCGGCGTCCGCAAAGTCGGCCGGCAGCCCAAGGTGTACGAGGCCACGGACACCCCGATCCAGGTGAGCATCCCCGACCGCCGGCATGAGTTCCTGGCCGACCTCCTCGTCCAGGCCGTGGTCACCGAAGGGGAGGACGAAACCGCGGCGCAGGCCGCGGTGCGCACCGCCGGGCAGCGCGGGCAAGAGCTCGGCCAGAGCGAGCGCGCGCGGCTGCGCCCCGGCCGCCTCGGCGCCGAGCGCGGTCTGACCCTGTGCGAACGGATGCTGGAGCAGCACGGCTTCGAGCCCGCCCGCGAGGCACCCGACCGGCTCCGTCTGCGCAACTGCCCCTTCCACCCCGTCGCCGCGCAGGCCCCGGACCTGGTCTGCGGCATGAACCACGCCTTCCTCAGCGGGTACCTCCAAGGGCTCCACGCACCCGGGGTCCAGGCGGTCCTGGCCCCCCTGCCGGGCGAATGTTGTGTCGAACTACGCCACACGGCCACGGTGACGCCCACGACCACGGTCACGGGTATGCCCACGACCACGCTCACGCCGGCTGCCGACGACACCACCCAAGCCACCTGA
- a CDS encoding DUF2231 domain-containing protein: MADSAQAKRPVSVALAGPYGHPFHPMLVTVPIGAWAGSLVFDIASHVVGHPEFLSRGAMWLIAIGVLGALAAALVGFLDLFAIAPRTRAFRTAVVHMSLNLLVTAAYVGNFLWRHAGSGPKGSVDAGPLALNAVAFAALGVSGWLGGKLAYRYGVRVADEATQVEGFTPGPKFPDEPAR; encoded by the coding sequence ATGGCCGATTCCGCTCAGGCCAAGCGACCCGTCAGCGTCGCGCTCGCCGGCCCCTACGGGCATCCGTTCCACCCGATGCTGGTCACCGTGCCGATCGGGGCCTGGGCGGGCAGCCTGGTCTTCGACATCGCCTCCCATGTGGTGGGGCATCCGGAATTCCTGTCGCGTGGGGCGATGTGGCTGATCGCCATCGGGGTGCTCGGCGCCCTCGCCGCCGCGCTGGTGGGCTTCCTCGATCTGTTCGCCATTGCGCCCCGCACACGGGCCTTTCGGACCGCTGTGGTCCACATGTCGCTGAACCTGCTGGTGACCGCCGCCTACGTCGGCAACTTCCTGTGGCGGCACGCCGGATCCGGCCCCAAGGGAAGCGTCGACGCGGGGCCGCTGGCCCTCAACGCCGTCGCGTTCGCCGCCCTCGGCGTCTCGGGGTGGCTGGGCGGCAAGCTCGCGTACCGCTACGGCGTCCGGGTCGCGGACGAGGCGACCCAGGTCGAGGGATTCACCCCTGGCCCCAAGTTCCCCGACGAACCCGCCCGTTGA
- a CDS encoding DoxX family protein, whose protein sequence is MITRLLARHHAHAVAAFRIVTGLLFASHGAASLFGILGGAPDGGTVGFGVWPDWYASVIELVTGSLVVLGLATRAAALLASGSMAYAYFTVHQPRAWWPLENGGEAAAMFCWVFLLLVFTGPGALALDRSRFVRLFSNSGEKQTT, encoded by the coding sequence ATGATCACGCGCCTCCTCGCCCGGCATCACGCGCATGCCGTCGCGGCCTTTCGTATCGTGACCGGCCTGTTGTTCGCCTCGCACGGGGCCGCCTCCCTGTTCGGGATCCTCGGCGGCGCACCTGACGGCGGCACGGTCGGGTTCGGAGTGTGGCCCGACTGGTACGCCTCCGTCATCGAGCTGGTGACCGGAAGCCTGGTCGTCCTGGGCCTGGCCACCCGTGCGGCCGCGCTGCTGGCCTCCGGCTCGATGGCCTACGCGTACTTCACCGTCCACCAGCCCCGCGCGTGGTGGCCCCTGGAGAACGGCGGCGAAGCCGCCGCCATGTTCTGCTGGGTCTTCCTGCTCCTGGTGTTCACCGGCCCCGGCGCGCTCGCCCTCGACCGGTCGCGGTTCGTCAGGCTCTTCTCCAACTCCGGTGAGAAACAAACGACTTGA
- a CDS encoding endonuclease/exonuclease/phosphatase family protein produces MRSVEEDTVRDLPESATEPDGSAVVRVLSYNIRSMRDDVTALARVIRACRPDVVCVQEAPRFFRWRKAAARLARASDLVYVTGGATASGPMVLSSLRAHVERTEDILLPRTPGLHQRGFATAVLRFGGARLGVLSCHLSVDDQERYAQGRLLLDRVAALGVPHAIAAGDFNDRPHGRTFGLLASSLRDGWATAPWGREHTTRLGDPLQRIDAVFATPGVEILGCGVPMGLPGVAEQDLRAATDHLPVLAALRVPAA; encoded by the coding sequence ATGCGAAGCGTGGAAGAGGACACTGTGCGGGATCTGCCCGAGTCAGCGACGGAGCCCGACGGCTCGGCGGTCGTACGCGTGCTCAGCTACAACATCCGCTCCATGCGTGACGACGTCACCGCGCTGGCCCGGGTGATCCGGGCCTGCCGGCCCGACGTCGTCTGCGTCCAGGAAGCACCCCGCTTCTTCCGCTGGCGCAAAGCCGCAGCCCGCCTCGCCAGGGCCTCGGACCTCGTGTACGTGACGGGCGGCGCCACCGCGTCCGGGCCCATGGTCCTCTCCTCGCTGCGCGCCCATGTGGAACGCACCGAGGACATCCTGCTGCCCCGCACGCCGGGCCTGCACCAACGCGGCTTCGCCACCGCCGTCCTGAGGTTCGGCGGGGCGCGGCTCGGGGTGCTCAGCTGCCACCTGAGCGTCGACGACCAGGAGCGTTACGCGCAGGGCAGGTTGCTGCTCGACCGAGTGGCGGCCCTCGGAGTACCGCATGCGATCGCCGCCGGCGACTTCAACGACCGTCCCCACGGCCGTACGTTCGGCCTGCTGGCGTCGTCGCTGCGGGACGGCTGGGCCACCGCGCCGTGGGGGCGGGAGCACACCACCCGGCTCGGCGACCCGCTGCAACGGATCGACGCGGTCTTCGCGACGCCCGGCGTCGAAATCCTCGGGTGCGGGGTGCCGATGGGGCTTCCCGGCGTGGCGGAACAGGACCTCCGCGCGGCCACGGACCACCTGCCCGTGCTGGCCGCCCTGCGCGTACCCGCCGCGTAG
- a CDS encoding helix-turn-helix transcriptional regulator, producing MPVLAQRTVTTPAAVPKAGQRAGVPQARELRRALLTAAAAATTVPELASALSRRLELLLPHDGSTLTGLDPLTGVDCLHHDGGPVGGAGHEMPIALTHRGVVWGGLVLVREPAGRPFAPAETRRAERLGATLAVALRHFVAGKPLRPGRRGLFPGVVVIGPDDTIRGMTQTARTWLDEFVSEPARTQGDELPPLLWSITSFTRRTHSTALSRIPTCGGWVAVHAQPLGGPHGEIALTFQSAPASQLLPALFVWYGFTPRERAIVESLLGGLATKRIARLLGMSPHTVTGHLRSVYRKTGTSGREELVAGLRQ from the coding sequence ATGCCCGTACTCGCACAGCGCACCGTCACAACGCCGGCCGCCGTCCCGAAGGCCGGGCAGCGGGCGGGCGTCCCGCAGGCGCGGGAGTTGCGTCGCGCTCTGCTCACCGCGGCGGCCGCCGCCACCACCGTTCCCGAGCTGGCCTCGGCGCTGTCCCGACGCCTTGAACTCCTTCTGCCGCACGACGGTTCCACCCTGACCGGTCTCGATCCGCTCACCGGCGTCGACTGTCTCCACCACGATGGCGGGCCCGTGGGGGGCGCGGGCCACGAGATGCCCATCGCCCTGACCCACCGCGGCGTGGTGTGGGGCGGCCTCGTCCTGGTGCGGGAGCCGGCGGGCCGGCCCTTCGCGCCCGCGGAGACCCGGCGCGCCGAGCGGCTTGGCGCAACCCTCGCGGTCGCCCTGCGCCACTTCGTCGCGGGCAAGCCCCTGCGTCCCGGGCGGCGCGGGCTGTTCCCCGGCGTGGTCGTGATCGGCCCGGACGACACGATCAGGGGCATGACGCAGACGGCACGCACCTGGCTGGACGAGTTCGTCTCCGAACCGGCGCGCACCCAGGGCGACGAACTGCCCCCTCTGCTGTGGAGCATCACCTCCTTCACGCGGCGCACCCACAGCACCGCCCTCAGCAGGATTCCGACGTGCGGAGGGTGGGTCGCGGTGCACGCGCAGCCGCTCGGCGGACCGCACGGGGAGATCGCGCTCACCTTCCAGTCCGCGCCCGCCTCACAGCTCCTGCCCGCCCTCTTCGTCTGGTACGGATTCACACCACGTGAGCGGGCCATCGTCGAATCGCTCCTCGGAGGCCTCGCGACCAAACGCATTGCCCGGCTGCTCGGCATGTCCCCGCACACCGTCACCGGCCACCTCAGGTCCGTCTACCGCAAGACCGGCACGTCCGGCCGCGAAGAACTCGTCGCGGGGCTGCGGCAGTAG
- a CDS encoding maleylpyruvate isomerase N-terminal domain-containing protein, protein MTPERRPEPFWNPTYRVCRDNIVRLARAHPGTWEWPVPACPGWNVRDVVAHLLEVCARAVAEAPWSAVLPPALAPDAPLPQLLCYWEQLDGALAEALERTPWLRRGMMLLDVFSHELDLRGALDLPVPREHPAFADTLELAAMGFTMSVNAHHLPALRIEAAGREWPAGEGGPVTSLRGPGLEVFRALTGRRTLAQIRALSWSAAPEPWLPAFAWGPFVPPARPVESGTQAGERRLWFLPPSLSSGVVAQADVRRDAVPQPRASR, encoded by the coding sequence ATGACGCCCGAGCGGCGCCCCGAGCCCTTCTGGAATCCCACCTACCGCGTCTGCCGCGACAACATCGTCCGGTTGGCACGAGCGCACCCGGGGACGTGGGAGTGGCCGGTGCCCGCGTGCCCGGGCTGGAACGTGCGGGACGTCGTGGCCCATCTGCTGGAGGTGTGCGCGCGGGCCGTCGCCGAAGCACCCTGGAGCGCCGTCCTGCCTCCGGCACTCGCGCCGGATGCCCCGCTCCCCCAACTCCTCTGCTACTGGGAGCAGTTGGACGGGGCGCTCGCCGAGGCGCTGGAACGGACCCCTTGGCTGCGCCGAGGCATGATGCTGCTCGACGTCTTCTCCCATGAACTCGACCTGCGCGGCGCTCTGGACCTTCCCGTGCCCCGGGAGCATCCCGCCTTCGCCGACACGCTGGAACTGGCGGCCATGGGCTTCACGATGTCCGTGAACGCACATCATCTGCCGGCGCTGCGTATCGAGGCGGCCGGCCGGGAGTGGCCGGCCGGCGAAGGCGGCCCCGTCACGTCGCTGCGCGGACCGGGCCTGGAGGTGTTCCGTGCCCTGACCGGCAGGCGCACCCTCGCACAGATCCGCGCGCTGTCCTGGAGCGCGGCGCCCGAGCCCTGGCTGCCTGCCTTCGCCTGGGGTCCCTTCGTCCCGCCCGCGCGGCCGGTGGAGAGCGGCACGCAGGCGGGTGAGCGGCGGCTGTGGTTCCTGCCGCCGTCCTTGAGCTCAGGGGTCGTCGCCCAGGCGGACGTCAGGCGGGACGCCGTCCCGCAGCCCCGTGCGTCCCGGTGA
- a CDS encoding NAD-dependent epimerase/dehydratase family protein — MLICVTGGTGFVGAHSVAAVIRSGARVRMLVRDASRVGRALRPLGVDPARVELVVGDVTDRATVARAVDGADAVLHAASVYSFDSRRRAEMRATNVRGTQLVLSSAVRAGADPVVHVSTVGAMFPAAGGAVGADSPPGMPREAYLASKSVAEAVARLHQEEGAPVVITYPPALLGPHDPHLGDQSARLRNALRGLLPVWPSGGFPVGDVRDTAGLHAALLAKPAGTRERHFGPGRFLTTRQYVQALREATGRALPTMFLPARPMLPLTMFADLAQRVWPWPIPVEYGALYTCLHAAPVDAGASTYGLLPRPLGETLADSVRWLYEAGHVSARQAGRAGRSLAGSSA, encoded by the coding sequence ATGCTGATCTGCGTAACTGGCGGTACCGGCTTCGTCGGTGCCCATTCCGTCGCCGCCGTCATCCGGTCCGGCGCACGGGTGCGGATGCTGGTCCGCGACGCGTCGAGGGTGGGACGGGCACTGCGTCCGCTGGGCGTGGATCCGGCCCGCGTGGAGCTGGTGGTCGGCGACGTCACGGACCGGGCCACCGTCGCCAGGGCGGTCGACGGGGCGGACGCGGTGCTGCACGCGGCCTCGGTGTACTCCTTCGACAGCAGGCGGCGCGCCGAGATGCGGGCCACCAATGTGCGCGGCACGCAGCTGGTGCTTTCGTCCGCCGTACGGGCCGGGGCGGACCCCGTCGTCCATGTCTCCACCGTCGGCGCCATGTTCCCCGCCGCGGGCGGTGCGGTCGGGGCTGACTCCCCGCCGGGCATGCCACGCGAGGCCTACTTGGCCAGCAAGTCCGTCGCCGAGGCAGTGGCCCGGCTGCACCAGGAGGAGGGGGCGCCCGTGGTGATCACCTACCCGCCGGCGCTGCTCGGCCCCCATGACCCCCATCTCGGCGACCAGAGCGCCAGACTGCGCAACGCCCTGCGGGGCCTGCTGCCCGTCTGGCCGAGCGGTGGTTTTCCGGTGGGCGACGTCCGGGACACCGCCGGTCTTCATGCGGCTCTGCTCGCCAAGCCGGCCGGGACACGCGAGCGGCACTTCGGCCCCGGCCGATTTCTGACCACCCGTCAGTACGTTCAGGCACTGCGCGAGGCCACCGGGCGCGCGCTCCCCACGATGTTCCTGCCCGCGCGTCCCATGCTCCCGTTGACGATGTTCGCGGACCTGGCGCAGCGCGTCTGGCCCTGGCCCATTCCCGTCGAGTACGGCGCCCTCTACACCTGTCTGCACGCGGCGCCCGTCGACGCGGGCGCCTCCACCTACGGCCTGCTTCCCCGCCCCCTCGGTGAAACCCTGGCCGACAGCGTGCGCTGGCTGTACGAGGCGGGGCACGTGTCGGCGCGGCAGGCGGGCCGTGCGGGCCGGTCGCTCGCGGGGTCCTCGGCATGA
- a CDS encoding AarF/UbiB family protein, producing the protein MAKVADAALRELPGTALRAVRVSGTVLGHALVFGPGALGARLRRRPWAPAGERLTALLTSLGPSYIKIGQLLSTRQDLLPERVCAELGRLADATPPPRRAALEGAVRGAYRGRTWPFAAFDWTPVATGSIATVHRAITLDGRRVAVKVRRPGIGRVMRRDFRLTALAMGAMRHLPHLRSMPFKVMHAQVGGAILRQLDFEAERTALGTLRANLREFSWIRIPAPLPELCAEDVLVMEYVDGSARTAPGPLSAEARGAAARRVMTAVYEMLFVDGLVHCDLHPGNLYIQDDGSLVILDAGFVIKLSEPVRASFADFFINMAMGNGPLCAEIIIESAASVAEGCDLGGFRAELTGLVAESAGARSKEFSLAKFAGRLFDIQRRFGVYPVPEFAFPLLSLLVVEGIVQGLDPELDFQAEAMPVLRRRNMPRVSAGS; encoded by the coding sequence ATGGCGAAAGTGGCGGACGCCGCCCTGAGGGAACTGCCCGGCACGGCTCTTCGCGCGGTCCGGGTGAGTGGCACCGTGCTGGGACATGCCCTGGTGTTCGGCCCCGGCGCGCTCGGCGCCCGGCTTCGGCGACGGCCATGGGCTCCGGCCGGCGAGCGGCTGACCGCGCTGCTCACATCACTGGGGCCCTCGTACATAAAGATCGGCCAGCTCCTGAGCACACGCCAAGACCTCCTGCCCGAGCGCGTCTGCGCGGAACTCGGCCGGCTGGCCGATGCCACGCCCCCGCCCCGGCGCGCGGCCTTGGAAGGCGCGGTGCGCGGGGCGTACCGGGGCCGGACGTGGCCGTTCGCGGCGTTCGACTGGACGCCGGTGGCCACCGGGAGCATCGCCACCGTGCACCGCGCCATCACCCTGGACGGCCGGCGGGTGGCGGTGAAGGTGCGCAGGCCGGGCATCGGCCGGGTGATGCGGCGCGACTTCCGGCTGACGGCGCTCGCGATGGGCGCCATGCGGCATCTACCACACCTGCGGTCCATGCCGTTCAAGGTCATGCACGCACAGGTCGGCGGCGCGATCCTGCGCCAGCTGGACTTCGAGGCGGAGCGCACGGCCCTGGGCACCCTGCGGGCGAACCTGCGGGAGTTCTCCTGGATACGGATCCCCGCGCCGCTGCCCGAACTGTGCGCCGAGGACGTCCTGGTCATGGAGTACGTGGACGGCTCGGCCCGCACTGCTCCGGGGCCCCTGTCCGCCGAGGCGCGCGGGGCCGCCGCGCGCAGGGTCATGACGGCGGTCTACGAAATGCTGTTCGTGGACGGACTCGTGCACTGCGATCTGCACCCGGGAAACCTCTACATCCAGGACGACGGTTCCCTCGTGATCCTCGACGCGGGTTTCGTGATCAAGCTGTCGGAGCCGGTGCGTGCCTCGTTCGCGGACTTCTTCATCAACATGGCCATGGGAAACGGCCCGCTCTGCGCGGAGATCATCATCGAGAGCGCGGCGAGCGTCGCCGAAGGATGCGATCTCGGGGGATTCCGCGCGGAGCTGACCGGCCTGGTGGCCGAGTCGGCGGGAGCGCGGTCCAAGGAATTCAGCCTGGCGAAATTCGCAGGACGCCTTTTCGACATTCAACGCCGTTTCGGCGTGTATCCGGTACCCGAGTTCGCGTTCCCGCTGTTGTCGCTCCTGGTGGTCGAAGGAATTGTGCAGGGCCTCGATCCGGAACTCGACTTTCAGGCCGAAGCGATGCCCGTGCTCCGCCGGCGGAACATGCCACGTGTTTCGGCCGGTTCATGA
- a CDS encoding peroxidase-related enzyme (This protein belongs to a clade of uncharacterized proteins related to peroxidases such as the alkylhydroperoxidase AhpD.), whose amino-acid sequence MDDNSGVRVPLVDEAEATGKVAELYERAKKVTSLDFVPDMFRLVSSRPELLETMLAGYDGVFNHGNLPRQTRELISAWTSKVNQCPYCVGTHNFFLQVFGGSEELAHAIEVASSPDDLPVDERTRVLLHLLTKLSRNAYKITDEDWQKALDAGWSADDLLEAFFCAALFNFITRLVDGLGLGTTVTRSRISQQEVPDGSGPAPAPAAD is encoded by the coding sequence ATGGATGACAATTCCGGAGTCCGTGTTCCGCTGGTCGACGAGGCCGAGGCGACCGGGAAAGTGGCGGAGCTCTATGAGCGCGCCAAGAAGGTCACGTCGCTGGACTTCGTGCCCGACATGTTCCGCCTTGTCTCGTCCCGGCCGGAGCTGCTGGAGACGATGCTGGCCGGCTACGACGGCGTCTTCAACCACGGAAACCTGCCCCGGCAGACCAGGGAGCTGATCTCCGCCTGGACGTCGAAGGTGAACCAGTGCCCCTACTGCGTCGGGACGCACAACTTCTTCCTCCAGGTCTTCGGCGGCAGCGAGGAACTGGCCCACGCGATCGAGGTGGCCAGCTCGCCCGACGACCTGCCGGTGGACGAGCGCACCCGGGTCCTGCTGCACCTGCTGACCAAGCTCAGCCGCAACGCGTACAAGATCACGGATGAGGACTGGCAGAAGGCGCTCGACGCCGGCTGGAGCGCCGACGACCTGCTCGAGGCGTTCTTCTGCGCGGCGCTGTTCAACTTCATCACGCGCCTGGTGGACGGTCTCGGACTCGGCACGACGGTGACCAGGAGCCGCATCTCCCAGCAGGAGGTACCGGACGGCTCCGGGCCGGCCCCGGCGCCGGCCGCGGATTGA
- a CDS encoding SDR family NAD(P)-dependent oxidoreductase, whose product MTCSRAVLITGVSSLSGLSSGTGRALALRLHRQGWPVYASGRSLEGLKDLEQEGIATLRVDVSDEKSMAAAVERITAEHGAVGVLINNAAYSLNGTIEQTPMDEVRRQFETNVFGLSRMTQLVLPGMRAQGAGRIVIMSSIFGLFATPGRGYYEATKHALEAIGDSLRLEVRRFGIKVVVIEPSPILGAFVPTTVGDLGLAPGSTDNDPYGDFWERFVAWHGAYREVERPKGRGRLSLRSGDVAALVEKAITVPRPRIRYRLGIPVRLLRPQRVIFGERAWEKFVRTFFPTP is encoded by the coding sequence ATGACGTGCTCCCGCGCGGTTCTGATCACCGGTGTCTCCTCGCTGAGCGGCCTCTCCTCAGGTACCGGCCGGGCGCTCGCGCTGCGACTGCACCGCCAGGGGTGGCCGGTCTACGCCAGCGGGCGCAGCCTGGAAGGCCTCAAGGACCTGGAGCAGGAGGGCATCGCCACCCTGCGGGTCGACGTGAGCGACGAGAAGTCGATGGCCGCGGCGGTCGAGCGGATCACGGCCGAGCACGGCGCGGTCGGCGTGCTGATCAACAACGCCGCGTACAGCCTCAACGGCACGATCGAGCAGACACCCATGGACGAGGTCCGCCGCCAGTTCGAGACCAACGTCTTCGGACTCTCGCGCATGACGCAACTGGTGCTGCCCGGCATGCGCGCGCAGGGAGCCGGCCGCATCGTCATCATGTCCTCGATCTTCGGGCTCTTCGCCACCCCGGGGCGCGGCTACTACGAGGCCACCAAGCACGCCCTTGAGGCGATCGGCGACTCGCTGCGGCTCGAAGTGCGCCGCTTCGGCATCAAGGTCGTGGTCATCGAACCCTCGCCCATCCTCGGCGCGTTCGTCCCGACCACCGTGGGCGACCTCGGACTCGCTCCCGGTTCCACCGACAACGACCCCTACGGCGACTTCTGGGAGCGGTTCGTCGCCTGGCACGGCGCCTACCGGGAGGTGGAGCGCCCCAAGGGGCGTGGCCGTCTGTCGCTGCGCTCGGGCGACGTCGCCGCCCTCGTCGAGAAGGCGATCACCGTGCCCCGCCCCCGGATCCGCTACCGCCTCGGCATCCCGGTGCGGCTTCTTCGGCCCCAGCGGGTGATCTTCGGAGAACGCGCCTGGGAAAAGTTCGTCCGCACCTTCTTTCCGACGCCGTAA
- a CDS encoding styrene monooxygenase/indole monooxygenase family protein, whose protein sequence is MRKVLIVGAGQAGLQLALGLQQHDYDVTVMSARTADEIEHGTVMSSQFQFDSTLAFERELGIYFWEGLAPYTPLTSFQVGAEGPVPVVDWVSPLKKPGADVDQRLKMARWLRLFEERGGNLIVKSATVADLDAMVSTHDLVVVAAGKEGLAGLFERDASRSPYTTPQRMLSVVYVNGYQPDPAGPGDHTVEFHMLPGRGEMIVMPALTLSGPCHILFFEAIPGGPLDVFGDIRSPREHLERFVDLVERHVPWARENFTKLELTDAGGTLRGGYTPVVRHPVATLPSGGVVLGAGDVVVANDPITGQGANMAAKCAAGYLEAILEHEDRPFDGAFLRGAFESFWTRHGRATTEWTNVTLGPPRPHMLELLGAANQFPAVARRYIEGFDDPNDLMEWFMDPDKAAAYLAEVVGAAPGSGR, encoded by the coding sequence GTGCGAAAAGTCCTGATCGTCGGTGCCGGGCAGGCCGGGCTGCAACTCGCGCTCGGGCTGCAACAGCACGATTATGACGTCACCGTGATGTCGGCGCGCACGGCCGACGAGATCGAGCACGGCACGGTCATGTCGTCCCAATTCCAATTCGACAGCACGCTCGCATTCGAGCGCGAGCTCGGTATCTACTTCTGGGAAGGTCTCGCTCCGTACACCCCCCTCACCAGCTTCCAGGTGGGCGCCGAGGGGCCCGTTCCGGTCGTCGACTGGGTCAGCCCGCTGAAGAAACCGGGCGCCGACGTCGACCAGCGGCTCAAGATGGCGCGCTGGCTGCGACTGTTCGAGGAGCGGGGCGGGAACCTGATCGTCAAGAGCGCCACCGTCGCGGACCTCGACGCCATGGTGAGCACCCACGATCTCGTGGTCGTCGCGGCCGGCAAGGAGGGGCTGGCCGGCCTGTTCGAACGCGACGCGTCCCGCTCGCCGTACACGACGCCGCAGCGCATGCTCTCGGTCGTGTACGTCAACGGCTACCAGCCCGACCCGGCGGGCCCCGGCGACCACACGGTGGAGTTCCACATGCTGCCGGGCCGGGGCGAGATGATCGTGATGCCGGCCCTGACCCTCTCCGGCCCCTGCCACATCCTGTTCTTCGAGGCCATCCCCGGCGGGCCCCTGGACGTCTTCGGGGACATCCGCTCACCTCGGGAACACCTGGAGCGCTTCGTCGACCTGGTCGAACGGCACGTGCCGTGGGCGCGCGAGAACTTCACGAAGCTGGAGCTCACGGACGCGGGCGGCACTCTGCGCGGGGGATACACCCCCGTCGTGCGGCATCCGGTCGCGACGCTGCCCTCCGGGGGTGTGGTCCTCGGGGCCGGTGATGTCGTCGTGGCCAACGACCCCATCACGGGGCAGGGAGCGAACATGGCCGCCAAGTGCGCGGCCGGCTACCTCGAGGCCATCCTGGAGCACGAGGACCGGCCGTTCGACGGCGCGTTCCTGCGCGGCGCCTTCGAATCGTTCTGGACGCGGCACGGGCGCGCGACCACGGAGTGGACCAACGTGACGCTGGGGCCACCGCGCCCGCACATGCTCGAACTCCTGGGCGCGGCAAACCAGTTCCCCGCAGTCGCCCGTCGCTACATCGAGGGCTTCGACGACCCCAACGACCTCATGGAATGGTTCATGGACCCCGACAAGGCGGCCGCCTACCTGGCCGAGGTCGTGGGGGCCGCGCCCGGGTCGGGGCGCTGA